The region CtctttaagaaaaatgaaaacactACAAACCGTAGCCACAATAGCAACATAAGTGATTGATATCATTGACTTTGTAACATGACAGGAGAGagaaatagaataaataataatagtgagTTAAATGTTTGGATATGGTCAAAGTGTCTATAAATCAATCCTAAATAGGAACTAATAATTGAACTAGTTAATGACTATTCAGTAATTTGGGGCTAAaatgagagaagaagaaagaataaaGTTGAATTGAATGACCAGACATGTACAAtattgataattattataaacaagTAGGTTTCCAAATCACAAAGGAAAGGAATTTGCTGCAATGATTTATCGCTTTGGTTCACCCCATATCTTGCTTTCAAAAAATTCACCTAGCATTTGCTCAAGATGTTCTGGAGAATATACTATGTACTTATAAGGATTTTTGCCGTTCTCTATCACGGGCCTGAAAGATTAAATACATGTTCATCACCACAAAAGGAATCAAATTTGTGAGAAAATTCAgaaactgaaaagaaaaaagatatagACATAGTTCAATAGGTGTTTTTAGTGTTGTTCTCCGATCACAATTAAAGTTTTACTTTGACAATCTATCTTGTCTTTCAGTGCAGATCTTTATTATGCTGATCATCAAAGTAAAACTTTTCATGAGAAAACAACTCTAAAAACAATAAGAAAATGCTTccaattttgttcaaaattaattgaaatatacCCAAAACGTTTAAGGAAAGATCTATATGCGGGTAACAAGACTTCAGCAACAGCCAATCTAAGAGATTCACGCAATTCACTGTCAGGAACAGTCCATTGAGATTGTCGTTGGTGAAGCTCTTCAATTTGATCGTTAAATGTCTTGAATCTATCTTTAATCATTGTTCTTGTGACTGCATTAGTGTTCTCACTTGCTGGGACAGTGAGGCATTGTAAAATCTACAAGGTCATCCAGCAGTATCTATCATTGAAACCGTAGTCATGCAAactcaaaattattcaaaattataaacatttcTCTACAGTTTATGAAATTGAAGAGTGAAACCTTTGCCCAAGAAATCCTTTTATACTGATTTGCATGTTGTTGCACAATTCTTCTATGTATTTGCACCCAATCATCCCCTAACATGTCCTTTGCCTCTGACCTACAAGTACAATAAGCAAAATGGAATTGGATCcaatttgaaaatcaatctCACAATTCAATTAtggtaaaaaacaaaaaagtacaTAACCAACCTTCTCACAGATCTCACTATGTAATGGATGTTATTCATAAGAAACAACTGGGTCAGTGCTGGATCTTTATATTGCTTTGATTTTCCATCCAAGTTAGTTTGCAGAGCCTGCATAATCCTTGTTGTAATAATTGCTAATTGTCCGTCCGGGTCATTGGGATCAAACTCATGAAAAAGTAATTTCAAGGTTGATTGATAACTGTTTGCATTTAGAATAAACAATTACATTTTAACATCTAAATCAAATTACATTATCATATCATAGAAAACATTGatgaaaaacaattatttcttgAAATCCTTTTGGAAgtgtttataaaatatttcgGAAAAGATAGgtaattaattacacaaacacaATCGAAGGGAAAACATTTGGATATTACTCACTCATACAGAAACTTTACGTAATTGATGACGTAGCTGGTTAAAGGGTGGACAGTTCCATCCATTACAGTAGTTTTCGTAGCATCTTTTTCAACTGCTTCCTCAAAATCAACAAAGGTTTCTTGGGCAGTTTGAGCTAATCTCTTTGACAAATTTATTGCAGCTTCTCTCATTTCAGTGCATGTTTTACTTTCAAAAAGTCTCTCAATCTACATCATGGACCACCCCAATAAAAAACAGTgagatataaatataagaaaatgacataaaataaattttttaagatttatttaaGAAGTTTATAATACCTCTGGTTGAAGCTCTCTCATTATCTCATACATGTCTAGAAGAACAAATAATTTTTCAGGTGACCTCTTACTTTTTGCAACAGCCTCTCCAAAACTAAGAAGCATGGCCACACTACCAGCAGTGACTTCGGCAAAACATTGAGATTTCAAAGAGTCCACACCATCAAATATTTGATCacaaattttcttctctccaaCAATCAACAATTTGACCTATTCAAGGAAAGTTAGAAAAATGCAGAGAGCAGaacaagtagaaaaaaaaaaaatcttattcatCTTACAGCAATCCTCATGTAATGAATCCAATTCCCAATCTTTGCCTCCAAAACCTCCCATTGCATTTTCTGAACGTCATCCTTACTCAACCTTTCCACACCTAACTTCCTAAGACTTTGTTCCAGGACTGTCGCTCGGGTATCTCTACAAATTTGGAACATAGATCACAAACCGtacttgacaaaaaaaaaaaatcaaatagatTTATAGTTTTAGAGCACATATGAATGCAACCACTTCGTCACttgattatatgaaaaaaatatatatattacctgTATATTCGGAAAAGTTGTTGTTGATGGCCAGCTTGAACCATTTGTTGTGCTAAATCATGTAGCAAAGGTATGACTCTTGGTGGAATGAGAGTTGGAAGTGCGAAAGTGACAGCTTCTGAACTTTGTTTTCCGGAATGGTTTTTTCCACCACCCTCACCTTTCCCAGAATTTGAGGGCCTTAGGGAGTTTGGTAGGCACTCAAAAAGGCGATCAGGTTCCACAGGTTTACTGAAATAAAAagctaattttataaaaagataaaaaaatatatatatatatatatatatggatagaCTTTTTAACTTTAGGTCtacaagagaaaaaaatcaaGCGTCCAATGCGAGATAAATTTAAGGAAGGAAAATGATAATTTTCCTTTAAGGAAATACTTGACGTAGTTGAATACATACTTTTAATAATGCAAATTCAAGTACACAGCAATTTTGCTAAAAACTTCACTGatactaaaaaaaagaaattaaataaagatcaattttagtgacaaatctttattataaattgatatataaatggataactaatattaacattaattattaaaaaaattagtttctaaattagtttttaattaataaattaaactttaaatatattttttgtcattaaactttattattatttaaaaaatttcttgtaGTAAGTAGGAATTACATACTAAactacaaattataatttagtaaaCTTGAATTAAGTTcctattgaaaaattaaaaataatatgtatttgcCTTTTAGGCTTATAATATGTATTACCTTTaacacttaaaaataatattattaaataatatgtaTTACCTTTAACACATTGGCCTATTAAACTAAATAACTAAGAAGTTAATTTGTGAAGTGAGTTATATATGCAAGCAAAATACTATCAAGGTGAAATTCCTCGTGTGAAATTTCAACACTGAAAAACTATAAAGCAAAAATTTAGGTCTTTTGATATTGAGTTGAGTTAATAGTAGTTTTACGTGTGAAGATAAGAGCAAAACTTGATGAGAATACCATAAAGGAATTTGAACCAAACTTGAGAAGCAATAACTTGAATAATTTGTAGTTTGTTTAGCCTCGAGAAACATAGTTTGCACATAAAAACAACTTTATTAGAAAGAAAGTTTATTTGAATAAACATAGTTTTAGAATACAAGTTTGTGCCAACAATAAAAGTTgtaaatgaaactaaaaaaatggtGTAGGTTCAACTCTTTtcactaaattttgaaaaatataaaattggtcCGAAAAGTTTAGAAGAAAGTATTAAAAAAGTTGTGAGTTCAATTATTCTTATTAACCAAAATTAACAACTAATGtttattgataaaagaaaagaatgacaTAAAAAAGTAAGTGTAAGATATAATATAAACAtcaatggaaaagaaaaattagcAATTAAAATTTGGGAAGACGAACCTATAATTTGTCAAAAGATGTTTGAATTCCTCTTCTAACTTTGTGATAGCTTTGGCAAGCAAGGTATTAGCGTGGGTGACAATAGCCTCGCTACTTTTGAAGCTCTTTTTACTACTAAAGAAACGAACATTTGCCCTCAACTGATCAACTGCTCCTAAATAGCTTTCCAGATCCTCGTGCGGCCCTCGAAGGATTTTGGCCTCCGcctaataattaaatttcaatcaaaatcatgaaaaaaaaaacattattaatcactactgatttaatttaatttaattgaaaaactataatataatatattattatacttataCGAAATCCAAAGCGGCATGtgattttagtaataaaaatataatttaaagaagACCAAAAtcttgataaaatataaaagttaagcATCAAACTTTagttaaaaaaacacaaaaagggGGTAATGGAATCAAAAATGAAATTTAGTGCCTTTCATTACCTTAGttacaatatttttcattttatattttcatcaaGTTGGCTCttcaaatcataaaattataaataataatactttaactcacttttttaatttatttttagtttatcatTCTAATTATCATCGTATCATTatatcacatcactaaaaaacattaaaataaataatctaataataattaaaataatatattgaaagtgaataaaaaaaataaatt is a window of Vigna unguiculata cultivar IT97K-499-35 chromosome 4, ASM411807v1, whole genome shotgun sequence DNA encoding:
- the LOC114181281 gene encoding exocyst complex component EXO70A1; this translates as MEISKAMDALRDRATFVKESLHKSQTITDSMVSILGSFDHRLSALETAMRPTQIKTHSIRSAHDNIDKTLKAAEGILNHFDQTRLAEAKILRGPHEDLESYLGAVDQLRANVRFFSSKKSFKSSEAIVTHANTLLAKAITKLEEEFKHLLTNYSKPVEPDRLFECLPNSLRPSNSGKGEGGGKNHSGKQSSEAVTFALPTLIPPRVIPLLHDLAQQMVQAGHQQQLFRIYRDTRATVLEQSLRKLGVERLSKDDVQKMQWEVLEAKIGNWIHYMRIAVKLLIVGEKKICDQIFDGVDSLKSQCFAEVTAGSVAMLLSFGEAVAKSKRSPEKLFVLLDMYEIMRELQPEIERLFESKTCTEMREAAINLSKRLAQTAQETFVDFEEAVEKDATKTTVMDGTVHPLTSYVINYVKFLYDYQSTLKLLFHEFDPNDPDGQLAIITTRIMQALQTNLDGKSKQYKDPALTQLFLMNNIHYIVRSVRRSEAKDMLGDDWVQIHRRIVQQHANQYKRISWAKILQCLTVPASENTNAVTRTMIKDRFKTFNDQIEELHQRQSQWTVPDSELRESLRLAVAEVLLPAYRSFLKRFGPVIENGKNPYKYIVYSPEHLEQMLGEFFESKIWGEPKR